From the Kribbella sp. CA-293567 genome, the window GGTCTTCATCACCGACCACGGGTCGATCCGCGACAATCGCAGCCGCGCCTTGCGGGTCTGCGGCCGGGTCGAGGTCTTCGGTGCCGTCTCGACCGCGGGCGCCGGGCTCTCGCGCTGGTCGAGCTTGGCCTTCGGCTCCGCGCTCTGCGCCCCGGACGTCGCCGAGGTCGCGGACTCCTTCAGCGCGCTGGCGCGGCCGAGCACGGCCTGCTTGGCCGCGTTCAGCTTGTCGCCGAAGGACTCGGTCGTGGTGTGCGTCGGTGTCGACGGCTTCCCCGTCTGCCCGTACGCCGCTGCGCCGGGCTGGCCACCGCCCGAAGGCAGCCGCGGCTCGGGGCGACCCGGAGTACTCGGGTTGCCGACCGGAGCCGGGTTGCCCGGCCGGGTGGAGCCGGGCGCCGAGGAACCAGCCGACGACCCCACACCGGAGCCGGCCCCGCCCGAGAACGGGCTCCCAGCAGCAGGAGCCTGCTGGCCGGACGACGAGGGCCGCACCGGCGGCTGCTGTGGCGGCCGTGACTGCTTACCGGCGTTGCCTGCGGCCCCTGCGCTCCCCGCAGGCCCCGACGTCGAGGTCTGGGTGGAAGTCGGGCTCGCCGACGGCCCGCCAGGGCGAGGCTGCTGACGCGCATCGCCGGGCCGCTGGCCGTTCGCCGTACCGGATCTCGGGGCGTTGCTGGTCGAAGTGGTACGACCGTTGGAGGCCTGGGTGGCCGGTGGGGTGGACTGTCCCTT encodes:
- a CDS encoding DUF3566 domain-containing protein, producing MRPSSSGQQAPAAGSPFSGGAGSGVGSSAGSSAPGSTRPGNPAPVGNPSTPGRPEPRLPSGGGQPGAAAYGQTGKPSTPTHTTTESFGDKLNAAKQAVLGRASALKESATSATSGAQSAEPKAKLDQRESPAPAVETAPKTSTRPQTRKARLRLSRIDPWSVMKTAFLLSIAFGIVIWVAVFIVWSAIGAAGVFDNINNTVREVLGNQEGTDPFQIETYINTGKVMGFTTLLACADVLIITALATLGSFLYNIAATLLGGLEVTLASED